In Crassostrea angulata isolate pt1a10 chromosome 6, ASM2561291v2, whole genome shotgun sequence, a genomic segment contains:
- the LOC128187934 gene encoding uncharacterized protein LOC128187934, whose amino-acid sequence MARQLSTSFSDLLLCAMAFYVAYEWHRVGRIKAVVGISIQGTAAFLGIFRFAMSKPEGGIIYKCHKFMSWLAAGAGVPLIAMEFCAKYGSAMLANKIAIFLLAVIIVAAFLPPKTQEVATQAASGFSMLVILILSFSNKNYFGLGAGLTYVIAGLVLSSEGSILGFPNVDWLHYALIIGNYLFLRSI is encoded by the coding sequence ATGGCCCGACAGCTGAGTACCTCATTTTCTGACCTTCTTCTCTGTGCCATGGCATTCTATGTTGCATATGAGTGGCACAGAGTGGGTAGAATAAAGGCAGTAGTTGGAATTTCAATACAAGGCACTGCAGCATTTTTGGGTATTTTTCGCTTTGCCATGTCAAAACCAGAGGGTGGGATTATCTACAAATGTCACAAATTCATGTCCTGGTTAGCTGCAGGTGCTGGAGTTCCTCTCATCGCCATGGAGTTTTGTGCAAAATATGGATCAGCAATGCTGGCAAACAAAATCGCAATTTTCTTGCTTGCTGTGATTATTGTTGCAGCCTTCCTTCCACCAAAAACTCAGGAAGTGGCTACCCAGGCAGCAAGTGGGTTCTCAATGCTTGTCATCCTTATTCTTAGCTTCAGCAACAAGAACTACTTTGGGCTTGGAGCAGGGCTTACTTATGTTATTGCTGGTCTAGTCCTTAGCTCTGAAGGCTCCATTTTGGGATTTCCAAATGTGGATTGGCTGCACTATGCATTGATAATTGGAAATTATTTATTCCTTAGGTCTATTTAG